In the genome of Acanthopagrus latus isolate v.2019 chromosome 4, fAcaLat1.1, whole genome shotgun sequence, the window aatgtttttacttAAATAATCTGTTCtgattattattcttttttggATGAGGTCAGAACATCATTACTATATTTTCCTCTATCTTCAGCAGTAAGACGGAGCCGGTGGACAGTGAGACGGTGATCAGAGCTCGGGGGCTTCCATGGCAGTCATCAGACCAGGACATCGCTCGCTTCTTTAAAGGCCTCAGTATTGCCAAGTATGTTGGACTTGATGGCGTATTCCAACGGCCACGTTACTCCAGTGAAGTTTATTAAAGTTATGCTGCAGCAAAATAACTCgaactgatttttttgtaaGACCATTGCTCTTACTTTTGCTCCTTTGACTGGAAAAGAAAATTCTTAACTATTATTTCAAAACCATGCCATCAAATACCTGCCGCTTTATTCCTGACCATGGCTGCATATCATGTGTTCATActgatggatgtgtttgtgcaccTGTGTTTCAGGGGTGGTGTGGCCCTCTGTCTTAATGCTCAAGGCAGGAGAAACGGCGAAGCTTTGGTTCGTTTCATCAACTCAGAACACAGAGATCTCGCACTGGAGCGTCACAAGCACCACATGGGCAGCCGCTACATCGAGGTCAGATTCACAGCTCCCTTCTTGTTCAGTcatgctgtcattttgttttctgttctctaAAATACGCCTGGCTGTATGTTGGACCCCCTTTTCAGTCCTCAGGTAGTCtgtgaaatgtctttttcactAAATGATTGACTGGGCTCAATATTACTTATAAATGAGACAAGCTGATTCATGACCTGTCACTGTTGCTCTGAAGACAGAGTTTATTCTGCATCTGTATGAGCTGCAATGTTCCTTACGGCTTAATCcagtttttcctctgtgttatCAGGTCTACAAAGCCACAGGAGAGGAATTCCTCAAGATCGCTGGAGGTCAGATTTCAGATTcctttttacttgttttttatCTTCTCTCCATGTTTTGTATGAGGACTTGCAGTGAAAGGTTTTCTGTTAGAGTGAAGCGGACTTTTATTTCAAGGCTTTCCCGCATctttgaggaaaaacaagacCCTGCCACATCTGTAAGAAAGCAGCTCTTTACTGACCATAAAAGAAGGGCTCTCATTTGCgctctggctctctctcctATTACCTGTGTATTTGCCTCATCCCAGTGACTCTCTAGCAGCTTATCTTGGACTAATGAAAGACGCTTTGTGAGGAGCTTCCCCCACTTCCCTTCCTCACCAcctcagcccccccccccccccagcggCCAGTTGGAGAGAAATTTCACTCTCggctaacagcagctcaccTGTTCCGCCCGGCCTCAAGCTCCACTCccctgagggagaggaggctgaTGGTCGCTGAAAGGACTGGCTCAGTGCTGGTACAAAGGGGGTGTGAAGAGACAAAGGCAGGGCCTGGGGCCTCTGGACCAtagagcagcagccagcagcaacacagtacacagatagcagacaaagaaacacagtcGCTCAGAGCAGATAACTTACAGTGGCTGCCGGTGTGACTGTGGACTTTACTCCGATGAGTTAAGATCAGTACAGATTGACAGCACATTTGGACTTTAAGCAAATACAGGCAGACAAGACGCAGTTGCATttatcagtgaaaatgaaagtagTTCACAGTTAACTTGTGAATGTACACTCCAAACATTTGTGTGTCAGGCAGCGTCATTGCTGTTTTGTAATCTGTTTAATTTGACCTTTATTGCCATACAGTAGATGGTAAAAAGTAGAAAGAAGAGGGACAAATAAACATGGCGCTGTTACCAAATGTGTAGATACATTTGTGAGACTTGAGATCAGCTGGTTTAATGGAACTACACCAGATGGAGTTACTTGCAAATTGACTCCAAGATAGGAcaagaacatttgtttttacagcccCTGTTTGCACGGCCATTTCACGTTGGCATCTTCTCCTTGAACTGCAACAGTGAAGAGAAACATGGTAGAAACATGGTAGAAACAGGGAATTCACTGGGAACAAAATACAGGTGATTGTCTTATGGGGGTCGGGGAATAAAGCTGTGTGAAAAAATCTGACATGGTTCAGCTGGCTGTGCCTGAGCACACATCAGTGGGCAAAGACAGTGTGACGCTTTTTAGTTGCAAACCAGTCAGTTTGCCAACACAAACGACccactttttaaattttttcctgctgcttttttgCCTAAAttgcatgttacattttcataagATGTCGATAAGTCACATCTTGAAATGCTGCATaatattaaagataaaatgaatGGGATGCAGATTATGTAATTGAAAATAGTTTTGGTACAAACTCAGAGTTTGTAGCTAAGACGATCCTGGACTCGACCTGAGCCTGCCATACATTTGCATGTATGCATTGAGAATGTTAGCACGCTAAGTTTAGCATTTTGCTCAAGTTGTCACTGTTCCTGAGAACAGCCCCATGGAGCTGCCAGCATGACCATGACTCTCTTCATCTTGCTCCTCTAAAAAGTTTATTTCTGAAAGCTTAGCTGAACAGACAGAAGCAAGTTACCCAGCAACCACATGAAAAATATCACCCTTgcttaagaaaacaaaatggtgaGTGTCACTGGGGGTGGTCTTATGATGCAATGTATTTAATCATTGCTGTCTTCTGACACCAGGTACATCAAACGAAGTGGCCCAGTTCCTGTCCAAAGAGAACCAGGTGATAATCCGTATGCGGGGGTTGCCGTTCACTGCCACACCACAGGAAGTGCTTTCCTTCCTCGGTCCAGAGAGCCCAGTGACGGATGATGCTGAGGGTCTGCTCTTTGTCAAGTACCCTGATGGACGGCCCACTGGCGATGCCTTTGTAATTTTCTCCTGTGAAGAGTACGCCCAGAACGCCCTGAAGAAGCACAAGCAGATCCTGGGGAAGCGGTATATCGAGCTGTTTCGGAGTACTGCAGCTGAGGTGCAGCAGGTGAGTTTGAGACCTCTTGTTAGACATCAGATACACAAGGCTGCTGCTGGGGAAAtgtgctgacaaacagaaactaatgattaaaaacagatgtATGAAATAATGAGAACTAATGTCTTTGTgtatggtcattttttttttaaattgaagaAGTGATTTTAAGCTTCCCTTACTTATTTTATACAGTCTTTGTGTAATTCCAGAAATGTCTGTTTCATAATAACATAAGAATTGGTGATACAAATAGGGGAACTTGTGGTTTTCTATTTTAGACACGACCATGCCTCTGTTTATCTCGACAGCCATTCACTGCTTTATGATATCTAACAAACTAATCATGAAAAATATGTAGACAAATCCGTTCAGTGCACTTTTCTCACCGTTAAGGCTCTTGAGAAAGCCTCATTGTCATTAATGAATCATTCAAGAAAAAGTTCCCTTTCTACTCGGGGCTGACGTTTATGAAAGCTGCTTCCTCCGTCCGAAAGTTTTCACAAGTACTGATGTCATGACAACAAGGAAAGTGAGCAAACATGGTATCCAAAGTATGTGACAAAACAGTCCAGGCATACAATAAATCAGTAGAGTTTGAAGAGTTTGCACAATCTAAATGAAACATTGGCATATGTGTACATGCATATTGTTTTCACCCTGAGATACCGCGGCTGacttttttccttcagtttattttttcagtttcagcttcATTTCAGTTGTGCAAAACGTCATAATTGATTCAACCGTTTCTATACCATATTTGTTAGATGCTGTTTGTAAACATTGTTAAAAGTTGAGTCATCATGAGGGATTTAATCAAAAGTGATTTCAGCCATTTGCAGAAAAATAGTAGTAATGATTTGTAAtcatccctccttttttttttttttctttttttgtgtgtgtgtgtttgccaggtCCTGAACCGTTACATGTCCACACCTCTGATCTCCACACTGCCTCCTTCACCTATTGTGCCGGTCCCAGTCCTCACCTCGCCCTCCTTCCTTCCAGCGGCCAGCAGCACCCGCGACTGCGTCCGCCTCCGGGGCCTGCCCTACACTGCCGGCATTGAAGATATCCTGGAGTTCATGGGAGAGCACACCGTTGACATCAAACCCCACGGAGTTCACATGGTTCTCAACCAGCAGGTGAGACTGGTGGGGCCGGTGTTGCTCAGGCACCTATATGacttaaaatgtcataaaaagaTGTATTACAGATGTATTGTAGATCATATTCTGCTCACCATCCTTTCcttattctgtttttctctgtcctctctgcagggTCGACCCTCTGGTGATGCTTTCATCCAAATGAAGTCATCTGACAAGGCCTTTACAGTCGCCCAGAAGTGCCATAAAAAGACCATGAAGGACCGTTATGTCGAGGTCTTCCAGTGCTCCACAGAGGAGATGAGCATTGTGCTGATGGGAGGAACCCTGAACCGCAGCGgcctctcccctccaccctgCAAACTTCCCTGTAAGTGACCTCCACTGACAAACCCTGCTTTGTTATTAGGGTTATTTTTTGactgacaaatgtttgtgttcatatGAAACAGTTTATGAAACTGAGGGATGCCGTCTGAACGAGTAGGCAGACATATTTTATCTCGGCATTGTGCCCCTGAAGTCCAGTTAATTTGGTTTCATGCAAACCTATTTGGCCTAGAAATGGAAAGttacaaatgaaatgatttgaatattttcagaaCACCACAGTTCGCTGGTTTCTCATTTATAATATTTACACTACAGAGCCACATTTCTGCCTCCTCTGGTtaaaactgtcatttcaaaCTGTGTACTTTACTTCGTTACGCctcatatctgtttttttttcataatcttaCTAAATTAGGATTGGCAGCCGCTAGAAAAGGACATTCTGTGTCAGTTTCTTTCTTAATGATCATCGATCAAGAAATCTTCAGCCTTTTTATCTCAGATTTGGTGGTTAAACGTTTTCACCTGTAATCTTGACTAGAATTAAAGTTAAGGTTATTTCTTTTGGCACGTAGTTTCACCCTGACTAACCTGGATACCCTTCATCCTGCCAGAGCCGCCCACAGATGGTGGCtgtttgtatgtaaataaaaccataccatcatttgtgtgtgttttacatcgTCAGTGTAGCAGCATGAAGGACACAGTTAGctctgtaaataaatatgtgtttgtgtgtttaacaaCACGTCGGACTGGAAATATCCGGGTTGTTTTCCCAACCTGGGTCTTAATTTTTACAGGCTTGGACGTCATTCTGGTCTCTTGTATTAACCTTTCTGATAATCAGCTTCATTGCTGTATATATCATctaaaaatctatttaaaagTAGAACTGAACATAAAACAGACCGACAGTGAAATGTTAGCTCTTGCAGAGCTTCTTTTACAGAATATGAGTTTGTGATATATGTTCATAACTGAAAGTGAGGGTCTTACGTACAGCAAATGCTGTGGCTGCAgttcatgaaaatgttcattataGATTGATTGCTTGGTAAGTTGTTTGTAAATCATCATAAAATAATGGAAATTGCCCCAGGTGACGTCTTCAGAGTTGTTGTTTGGTCAACGTAAGGTTGTTCTGTTACACAAATCAGAAAAGTGTCTGAAACTGTAACTAGGTAATGTTTGACTTTTCCTAagaaaaaatgacagttttaatGACGATTACTACCTTCATTGGTTTTGTCATTACTTCTCAGAAGCTTGACCTTCCCTTTCAGAATGAACTGGTTTATTTCTCATGGGGTTATTAAAGTCTAAACGCCCATAATGACTCATTGTGGTGTCAAAGTTGGAGGTATGTTGTAACACGTTGAAAACCCCACTCATCATGTTGTAACTATACGTATACTTCTCCATACTACACGTTACTACTGGCAGGTCTGTGCGTGCACTGAGCGCATCATGTGAAGGACCggactgtgtgtatatattcagtttctgtgtctctttctctaaGGTCTTTCTCCCCCCACTGCGTACGCCGCCTTCCCCACCCCGCCTGCCATCCTCTCTGAGGCTGCTCTCTACCAGCCCCCCCTGCTGGCAGCTCCCAGACCTCCTCCAACCACCACACACAGCCCTGCTCACGCCCTGGCCTACTACCCCCCTCACCCACACCTGTACATGAATATGAACATGAACTACACAGCCTACTACCCCAGGTTAGTGCACCATCAGCTCCAGCCAGCTGCTTGGTCAGAAGAAAAGTATCTCCCTGTATTTGTAccttctgtgtttctgaaacTTCTTGcttccttgttgttgtttttttctccagcccTCCAGTTTCTCCCTCAACAGTGAGCTACTTTGCAGCTCCACCGGGAtcggtggcagcagcagtggcagctcAGCCTCACCaccccgccgccgccgccgctgccgccgccgcctcctccgTGATGCCTCAGCCCGGCGCCCTGGTTAGGATGCAGGGGCTTCCCTACAACACCGGAGTCAAAGACATTCTCAGCTTCTTCCAGGGATACCAGGTCAGCACATGTGGCGCTGAAATGAAGGCACTTATATAAAGATGTTTGCCATCATATACGTAATTTATATAttctatgttttttgttttttttttaaattctacaAATCAGACAGGTTATAATCTTACTTTTCAATAATATGAATGATTGTTGCTCTGTTGTAAAATGGTTGGATTAAAGCTGCACCTTCCCTCCAGAAGGCTCAATGGAATCGTTGGGGTCTTCTGATGTGGTTTTTATGAGGCACTTATACTTTGTCAGTATATTACCTGCAGTACATGACCGTCAGCTTTCCCCCCCTAGAGAAGCAAGACGTGATTTAGCCACCTAAAAGAAGCCCACCCAAATGCtatattttaaacattgtgGGTGCCTTATATTGCCGTCAGGCAGCCTTTTCCATTAGCACTATATTCCCTCAACTGCACAACGTCCGTATTACTACACGCAGCAGATCTGATGGCAatgtaaaacatcaaaaatgtaaaaaatatgtaCACTTAAACAATTGTATATTTTAGGTGGGACTTCTTTTAGGTGGCTAAAATACGCCTTGCTGTCAGTACTATTAAGAAGTATTGTGgtctgcttctccacacagggggaATCTGACaatcatctactgcaggtacACTGATGAGGGTTAAGTATAACCCCACATTTAAAGACCTGAACTATCACTTCACTATCACAACTTAATAATGATGGTAAATTTAAACACTGTTGAAGGTTTGAATCTTCCCATGTGATAACGCCTCGAGCTGTTGGACCACAGTAGTATTTCACTAAGGGACATGTGTGCACTTGTGctcccctccttctctgtgCTTCCTGTATTTTATGCTGCCAGTCCAAATTAGGTGGAGTCCTCTGAAGCAGGTATGAACCCCAAACAGGTGTGGCTCCAGACAGCTTCTCAAGtcggggagggaggagggagaggggcggggtttgaggaggtggaggtgttgtgctgttgttgtggcaCAGAGCTTGGGTCTGCTTGCGGTCGTTATGGCTCATGTAATTTAGTGATGGTACAACCCTTTtactattgtgtgtgtgtgtgtgtgtgtgtgtgtgtgtgtcctacagTCCTACTGTAGGGGGCAGCCAACATGAAATTCGCACCAACTAACTTATTTTCAGTTGCACATTGGAGGACTTCACCTTCTGATGGATAatttcaagtgtgtgtgcacacgcattcgtgcgtgcatgtgtgtgtgagaggctgaCTCCAGGCCTGACTGTTGGCTGAACTACAGTAATTGTATACTTGatggagtgagtgtgtgtttttctggctgCAGTCATGTCTCTCACACTGGCTAAGGGTGAGAAAACAGTTCTCACACTAGTGCTGGTGTCCTTTACCACACAGTCTCATGCTTAATCACTCTGTGGTTCAAAACAAGTCTGTCCAATCCAtacctcgtgtgtgtgtgtgtttctggtttgatgtgtgtgtgcatcatccTCCTTGAGTGTTGGTATACAGAATAACTGTGTGAAACAATGTGGAGTGCTCCGACCCTGACTGTGCGTTCATTGTTATGCTGTCTGTAGTACGCCCCTGACGAGTACAGCGGCATGGTTCAGATGAGCGAACAGGCCAGGAGTCTGATTCAGCCCAAAGAATGGCTCTGTCTTTAGGGTCTCACCCCAAGGTAAGAAGAGCCCCCAGACCGGAGAACTGGAGTGGACGGAGAGGGCATTTACCTAGAATTAAACCTCATCATATGTTCAGGCTGATGCACAACATGCACTCGTAGACTAGCATCAAACTGCCCATGTAAACGAAGCATCACATTTATATCGTTTACACTCACCAGCCGAGTTACAATTTCACAAATGCCCGATCTAGCCACCTCCCGACCCGGCATGTCCGCCTGCTTCTTCCCAAAATAATCTACCTTGCGACTACACTCTCTCCTGCAGGCCTGTCAGGAGTGCTGACTCTGGATAATGCAACACACATTAGCACAGAATATATATAAGAACTACAGATAGGGATGCATGATACAGTTCATAACCTGCAGTCTATTCAGCTCTGAGTGTCGGAAAGGCTGCTGAGCAGAGGCGGGTTATTCTATATTTGATAGCTCGACTGCTCTGTCTGCTTTTTGTATAACTTTCCTTTCAGCAGGCTGGTATATATTGTACGTAACTAATTAGGGACATTGAATTGTTTCTGGCTTTATTATTCAGTCCTCTGAACTGACTCCAGGCCAAAGTTGCCCTGCCACAGACATAAATTTCACCGCTGAGAAAAATTACTGTAGGTAGATGATTTATGGCTGTTTCTGTTCCTGACTTGAAGAAACTTTTCAGAGGATGACATATGACCGCCTCTGTGCAGGGAGATTAATTTTGAACGTTTTGGTTCCTGCTCTcatttataattataattattatcagTCTGTCTTGATTCAGCACTCCTTCACAGAACCACCAGATCAAGGTTTCCTTCAGTGCCTCGACTCTTTCCAGTGATTGCTCTCCCCACTAACaccgtctccctctctcgtgCTCTGACATGTCATTCTCTGGCAATGACAGCAGTAAAACCTATGAAGTCTGCCTGTTCAGTTCTCTTACATTTGCACGTCTTAAAGaatctgatttc includes:
- the esrp2 gene encoding epithelial splicing regulatory protein 2 isoform X3 — its product is MASHSDTLVVFFGATAGANGGKLGSDEREIILLVWQIVDLHEKKVGKLQRCIVKPDTLELTDQCKEDTGLTLDDIVKAEPLDKVLQQFQQSVSSELKCLGRSSYTLCVNSPLIIRQALHPEASKKNLVLPECFFTFVDVRKEFHKCCPNAGPVQKLELPSMLEYVGLPAVSEQSMGVREVRSMVQLTLCILAEPYNHKFSCVETVKYKFDSGTCSKTEPVDSETVIRARGLPWQSSDQDIARFFKGLSIAKGGVALCLNAQGRRNGEALVRFINSEHRDLALERHKHHMGSRYIEVYKATGEEFLKIAGGTSNEVAQFLSKENQVIIRMRGLPFTATPQEVLSFLGPESPVTDDAEGLLFVKYPDGRPTGDAFVIFSCEEYAQNALKKHKQILGKRYIELFRSTAAEVQQVLNRYMSTPLISTLPPSPIVPVPVLTSPSFLPAASSTRDCVRLRGLPYTAGIEDILEFMGEHTVDIKPHGVHMVLNQQGRPSGDAFIQMKSSDKAFTVAQKCHKKTMKDRYVEVFQCSTEEMSIVLMGGTLNRSGLSPPPCKLPCLSPPTAYAAFPTPPAILSEAALYQPPLLAAPRPPPTTTHSPAHALAYYPPHPHLYMNMNMNYTAYYPSPPVSPSTVSYFAAPPGSVAAAVAAQPHHPAAAAAAAAASSVMPQPGALVRMQGLPYNTGVKDILSFFQGYQYAPDEYSGMVQMSEQARSLIQPKEWLCL
- the esrp2 gene encoding epithelial splicing regulatory protein 2 isoform X2, coding for MASHSDTLVVFFGATAGANGGKLGSDEREIILLVWQIVDLHEKKVGKLQRCIVKPDTLELTDQCKEDTGLTLDDIVKAEPLDKVLQQFQQSVSSELKCLGRSSYTLCVNSPLIIRQALHPEASKKNLVLPECFFTFVDVRKEFHKCCPNAGPVQKLELPSMLEYVGLPAVSEQSMGVREVRSMVQLTLCILAEPYNHKFSCVETVKYKFDSGTCKTEPVDSETVIRARGLPWQSSDQDIARFFKGLSIAKGGVALCLNAQGRRNGEALVRFINSEHRDLALERHKHHMGSRYIEVYKATGEEFLKIAGGTSNEVAQFLSKENQVIIRMRGLPFTATPQEVLSFLGPESPVTDDAEGLLFVKYPDGRPTGDAFVIFSCEEYAQNALKKHKQILGKRYIELFRSTAAEVQQVLNRYMSTPLISTLPPSPIVPVPVLTSPSFLPAASSTRDCVRLRGLPYTAGIEDILEFMGEHTVDIKPHGVHMVLNQQGRPSGDAFIQMKSSDKAFTVAQKCHKKTMKDRYVEVFQCSTEEMSIVLMGGTLNRSGLSPPPCKLPCLSPPTAYAAFPTPPAILSEAALYQPPLLAAPRPPPTTTHSPAHALAYYPPHPHLYMNMNMNYTAYYPSPPVSPSTVSYFAAPPGSVAAAVAAQPHHPAAAAAAAAASSVMPQPGALVRMQGLPYNTGVKDILSFFQGYQLQPDAVLILYNFSGQCSGEALITFPSEEVARRAVAERSNHPFYGQQVHLVFCN
- the esrp2 gene encoding epithelial splicing regulatory protein 2 isoform X1 → MASHSDTLVVFFGATAGANGGKLGSDEREIILLVWQIVDLHEKKVGKLQRCIVKPDTLELTDQCKEDTGLTLDDIVKAEPLDKVLQQFQQSVSSELKCLGRSSYTLCVNSPLIIRQALHPEASKKNLVLPECFFTFVDVRKEFHKCCPNAGPVQKLELPSMLEYVGLPAVSEQSMGVREVRSMVQLTLCILAEPYNHKFSCVETVKYKFDSGTCSKTEPVDSETVIRARGLPWQSSDQDIARFFKGLSIAKGGVALCLNAQGRRNGEALVRFINSEHRDLALERHKHHMGSRYIEVYKATGEEFLKIAGGTSNEVAQFLSKENQVIIRMRGLPFTATPQEVLSFLGPESPVTDDAEGLLFVKYPDGRPTGDAFVIFSCEEYAQNALKKHKQILGKRYIELFRSTAAEVQQVLNRYMSTPLISTLPPSPIVPVPVLTSPSFLPAASSTRDCVRLRGLPYTAGIEDILEFMGEHTVDIKPHGVHMVLNQQGRPSGDAFIQMKSSDKAFTVAQKCHKKTMKDRYVEVFQCSTEEMSIVLMGGTLNRSGLSPPPCKLPCLSPPTAYAAFPTPPAILSEAALYQPPLLAAPRPPPTTTHSPAHALAYYPPHPHLYMNMNMNYTAYYPSPPVSPSTVSYFAAPPGSVAAAVAAQPHHPAAAAAAAAASSVMPQPGALVRMQGLPYNTGVKDILSFFQGYQLQPDAVLILYNFSGQCSGEALITFPSEEVARRAVAERSNHPFYGQQVHLVFCN